The Streptomyces sp. NBC_01353 genome contains a region encoding:
- a CDS encoding SDR family NAD(P)-dependent oxidoreductase, with protein MTYPAETYEKTFTGQEPFIAQHRSAGTGLLPAAVQLEMAMVGVARRRPFAPLELTDVTFLRPLTIADDAAAPVRLDVAFGPQTRFELSTVVAGDRKPLSTGTGRLLPGVAPAPPGDTDWQVTGARTITSERLYESWAREGLQYGPDFRTVRELAVGEGGVARAMLRSDAEPVPWYAHPLLVDGVFQVVSCALQDLTGEVGPYPMLPIGVARVAVLADLSVLSTGVTVLVRRTGVEGAYATADALLLGPSDEVVAEFEGLRMRRTAAVSRPAVAPAPPRAAMLPITRIDWRPASATDERHDPATGTWVLLHNGGTGSLGDRAACQLRAEGARVVEVGVGPFGAQEQTRRQAQAQAHDRDRRMLAQPDEEAFRRLWEEVRDPVAGVVHLWNAGDAPDSAPGEETELRLGLYGCLAALRTLGERQRKSRFFVVTRDGQPVADGDRPVPARGALWGFVRTAAIEYPGLHPRLLDIDRLSDDALRAVLVELGAGDGPTEVGYRRGVRHVPVRVRDRSAYAAPHGEKAPIRKGGRYLVLGGHGGLGLEVADRFAREGAGVVALVSRSGAAGADHGRTAAIGARGCEVASYSADVTTPGALAAVVERFRAEFGELHGVVHAAGTLKDGLIRSATAEDIAAVMRPKADGVRELAAAVAGQDLDFAVLFASVSGTFGNLGQGGYAAANAYLDAFAQAHGSPWLSVAWGLWGEVGMGTAVAEQLRRRGVRPLDTAEGLDALIAVLGAEEDPRQVVVAHPDAGDVVVELEDGGVQPGAPFDVRADARDAVQDAEGSTGEGAGERVADALERFLAERLGVTSFDRDTPLSDYGMSSIMSVELSEELSRRWGIHLPATLFLEYGEFAELVEALTGRYGAAVAVAAPETTQAAEPVRTAEPVETAEPVETTEATDTPTHPHPRPQPRRHTAAGRDADVAIVAVSGDLPGAVGGAAKLWPLLRSGGHAFTEVPAERWDIDAHFEPRGPRMTGTYCRTGAFVTGVDRFDPAFFGISVREAEEMDVQQKLLLEHAWTVRDDSGLAGRRDIGVFVGATYTHHRDAQGLETVGPHTALGSMNAVLANRISYALDLTGPSQTVDTLCSSSLVAIQQAVAGLRAGHCGAAIVAACQVGLTPWYYRSLSQLGALSETRPRPFDERADGFLPGEGALAVMLKPLADAERDGDRIWGVIRGTAVNHGGRGSALPVPRSEAQAAVVRAALDDAGLAPADVSLIETHGTATRLGDPIEIAALTEVFGGDPDREEPCHIGTVKGNIGHLEPAAGLAGLLKVLLCLRHREIPPVAGFETPSSHLDLSAVPFVIPVEPRPWTSDGPRRAGVSSFGMGGTNAHIVVEEYVGEFRHEASGEDTRTAAAVPEEHLLVLSGHTPDALARRVADVRPLLQQENAASLSALCLSSAVGRDHQAYRVAVLGATADELSAGLAEALRLADRAPGTVVRGGTVLESTSTGLSVPAFRYVGGGTVDWATVYPGPPAYRRPALPPYPFGSRPEVAVTPTGEATPAPSTAQAAQDTTDVVRRLSRAHRVLGEETVPGAVPVALGLLTSGALRKITFTGRGTGDHPFTSDLDDPARTGPVTFRHADRVVARLTTAEAPAGPPPAAADLDGLRAVLDRTLEPAGLYAWFAAKGMELTAPLRSIAEVHYGPGRVLARIDVPADGSPLEAEAVALDAALQAMAVLTLADPSAPSATYLPVSIGRAVRWADAAQAAYVLLDGAEPDSDGTRRGDATLLAADGRVLVRLDDVEYRTVAGNGVSAPAPARRASQAAAAEAAIVAVVRNVLHDPGVTATTSLSTVGLDSMLATAVAADVEAAYGVKLSPTDVLEAADCRTLAAHVAELAGDDVFAPPAADEGPSGEPGASHGDRPTAPATVRDATTVRDRDPDDTAAAQDIAVIGLALALPGAPDPERLWSLLADSGEEIRPAPAHRWGRYGDGNEPDVGGFLDNVEEFDARFFDFFPKQAEVLDPQARWLLRTTWEALESAGLPPRRLASSTGVFVGASYQHYKDYNIPPELDAPSGLGNHNAFLANRVSFFLDLHGPSMTIDTLCSSSLVALHTAVRSIREGECEQAIVAGVRVALSPLHYVAMKNLRALSPSGASRPFDAGADGFVPGEGVVTVVVKPLGAALRDGDRVRGVIRGSAVNHGGRTSGLTVPSSAAQQGVIAAALGDAGVSVESIGLVEAHGTGTSLGDPIEVEGLTRAWRGLTGRSQFCAIGSLKGNVGHLEPAAGLAGLVKVLLALEHGVVPPSLHVVRPNDHIRFEETPFYLADRAQVWARGVEPRRAAVSAFGMGGVNAHVIVEEPPVLPERGTPAQDSHMVRVSAADETALRSLADAYAERFEAARDDWETADLCHTANTGRSPLEFQTAVYGRTAADLAAELRSVAAGSVPVARVDIDLTAEEAASRTGAIAAAPRPDDVVKLVRAGYAHTDWASLSAKGARVTDLPTYPFARGSYWHTTDTAAVPAPAPAGGEAVRTEWRARELAPAPATGSATGSATVRLVVADPEIGRALTTALRDRSVTVVEPGRQADTTIVIDTLSGQQNQGGSGPLDLSGFWAELGNLMKTLPAHGKLLWAGFHGVAVHPDERGGLSPERAAMAMAVRAAGAENRKPTAVVHLDPADPAEVQAVRLAAEYAALSTGPEAGADAGTVVAAYRQGVRYTPEPVPAPAGPPYALPTSGYYLVTGGLGAVGLRLTERLIDRGAKRIGIIGRSVVDAEHSPPLRELARRAEVEYLPCDVSDPAALAAMAGQFGRRWGRLVGVVHSSGGVNPFGAMHRRTWSDADKVVAPKVPGSLHVVRLAKEQGADFAVLVSSIAGTQAPAGRGLVDYSLANAYQLALAERENDSVTTVTAHAWPNWTGIGMKADASFSAAHSISAEQALDAFFDHLRSGGAVIFPGSAPATTADATESVESMPTVVRAETSAPPAPARGAQDVAGMRERVRDAFVQVLGEDPGDRPLQRLGLDSLVIAELTTALEQRSGLTVDPSLLMRARTADEIAADLAAHEAPAAHRPPTPDHEDVPTSALSALLRPLLGHDGQRGREQA; from the coding sequence GTGACGTACCCGGCCGAGACCTACGAGAAGACGTTCACGGGCCAGGAGCCCTTCATCGCCCAGCACCGCTCTGCGGGTACCGGGCTGCTGCCCGCCGCGGTGCAGCTGGAGATGGCGATGGTGGGGGTCGCCCGGCGTCGGCCGTTCGCCCCGCTGGAGCTCACCGATGTGACGTTCCTGCGACCCCTCACCATCGCCGACGACGCGGCAGCTCCTGTCCGGCTTGACGTGGCCTTCGGCCCGCAGACCCGCTTCGAGCTGAGCACCGTGGTGGCCGGCGACCGCAAGCCGCTGTCCACCGGTACCGGCAGGCTGCTCCCGGGCGTCGCCCCGGCCCCGCCCGGCGACACCGACTGGCAGGTGACGGGCGCGCGGACGATTACCTCGGAGCGGCTGTACGAGAGCTGGGCGCGTGAAGGGCTGCAGTACGGGCCCGACTTCCGTACCGTCCGGGAACTCGCCGTCGGAGAAGGCGGTGTGGCCAGGGCCATGCTGCGGTCCGATGCCGAGCCCGTGCCCTGGTACGCCCATCCGCTGCTGGTGGACGGCGTGTTCCAGGTCGTCAGCTGCGCGCTCCAGGACCTCACGGGAGAGGTCGGCCCGTATCCCATGCTGCCCATCGGCGTCGCGAGGGTCGCGGTCCTCGCCGATCTCTCGGTTCTGTCGACCGGCGTGACGGTCCTGGTGCGCCGGACCGGTGTCGAGGGCGCGTACGCGACCGCGGACGCCCTGCTGCTGGGGCCCTCGGACGAGGTCGTGGCGGAGTTCGAGGGGTTGCGGATGCGGCGCACGGCCGCCGTGTCGCGACCGGCGGTCGCCCCGGCCCCGCCACGGGCGGCCATGTTGCCCATCACGCGGATCGACTGGCGGCCCGCGTCGGCGACCGACGAGCGGCACGACCCGGCGACCGGAACCTGGGTGCTGCTGCACAACGGCGGTACGGGCAGCCTGGGTGATCGCGCCGCCTGTCAACTGCGGGCCGAGGGCGCCCGCGTGGTGGAGGTCGGCGTCGGCCCCTTCGGGGCGCAGGAGCAGACACGGAGGCAAGCACAGGCACAGGCGCACGACCGCGATCGGCGGATGCTTGCGCAGCCGGACGAGGAAGCGTTCCGGCGGCTCTGGGAGGAGGTCAGGGACCCGGTCGCGGGTGTGGTGCACCTGTGGAACGCCGGCGACGCGCCCGACAGCGCTCCCGGCGAGGAGACGGAGCTCCGCCTCGGCCTGTACGGCTGCCTGGCCGCCTTGCGGACCCTCGGCGAGCGGCAGCGCAAGTCCCGCTTCTTCGTGGTGACCCGGGACGGACAGCCGGTCGCGGACGGCGACCGGCCGGTGCCCGCGCGCGGCGCCCTGTGGGGCTTCGTCCGCACCGCCGCCATCGAGTATCCGGGCCTCCACCCGCGCCTCCTCGACATCGACCGGCTCTCCGACGACGCGCTCCGCGCGGTCCTGGTGGAGCTCGGTGCCGGCGACGGCCCCACCGAGGTCGGCTACCGGCGGGGCGTACGCCACGTCCCCGTCCGGGTCCGCGACCGTTCGGCATATGCCGCGCCCCACGGCGAGAAGGCGCCGATCAGGAAGGGTGGCCGTTACCTCGTCCTGGGCGGGCACGGCGGTCTCGGTCTGGAGGTCGCCGACCGGTTCGCGCGGGAGGGGGCCGGCGTCGTCGCGCTGGTCAGCCGTTCCGGAGCGGCCGGTGCCGACCACGGCCGGACGGCCGCGATCGGCGCGCGCGGGTGTGAGGTCGCGTCCTACAGCGCGGACGTCACCACCCCCGGTGCCCTTGCGGCCGTGGTGGAACGCTTCCGTGCGGAGTTCGGCGAGTTGCACGGCGTGGTCCACGCAGCCGGCACGCTCAAGGACGGGCTGATCCGCAGCGCCACCGCCGAGGACATCGCGGCGGTGATGCGGCCGAAGGCCGACGGCGTCCGGGAGCTGGCCGCCGCGGTGGCCGGACAGGACCTGGACTTCGCGGTGCTGTTCGCGTCGGTCTCCGGCACGTTCGGCAACCTCGGGCAGGGCGGATACGCGGCGGCCAACGCCTACCTCGACGCCTTCGCGCAGGCGCACGGCTCGCCGTGGCTGAGCGTTGCCTGGGGCCTGTGGGGCGAGGTGGGCATGGGCACGGCCGTCGCGGAACAGCTGCGACGGCGCGGTGTCCGGCCGTTGGACACCGCGGAGGGCCTGGACGCCCTGATCGCGGTACTGGGGGCGGAAGAGGACCCCCGTCAGGTGGTCGTCGCGCACCCCGACGCCGGTGACGTGGTCGTCGAGCTCGAAGACGGAGGCGTGCAGCCCGGCGCACCTTTCGACGTACGCGCCGATGCACGTGACGCCGTACAGGATGCCGAAGGCTCGACCGGTGAGGGCGCCGGGGAGCGTGTCGCGGACGCGCTGGAGCGGTTCCTGGCGGAGCGGCTGGGTGTCACGTCCTTCGACCGCGACACCCCGCTGTCCGACTACGGCATGAGCTCCATCATGAGCGTCGAGCTGTCGGAGGAACTGTCCCGCAGGTGGGGTATCCACCTCCCGGCGACACTCTTCCTGGAGTACGGCGAGTTCGCCGAGCTCGTCGAAGCCCTGACCGGCCGTTACGGCGCGGCCGTCGCGGTCGCGGCGCCGGAGACCACCCAGGCGGCCGAGCCGGTAAGGACGGCGGAGCCCGTAGAGACCGCCGAGCCCGTAGAGACCACGGAGGCGACCGACACCCCGACGCACCCGCACCCGCGCCCGCAGCCGCGGCGGCACACGGCCGCCGGTCGCGACGCGGACGTCGCGATCGTCGCCGTGTCCGGTGATCTCCCGGGCGCGGTCGGCGGTGCGGCGAAGCTGTGGCCCCTGCTCCGCTCCGGCGGTCACGCGTTCACCGAGGTGCCGGCCGAACGCTGGGACATCGACGCCCACTTCGAGCCGCGCGGTCCGCGAATGACGGGCACCTACTGCCGTACCGGCGCCTTCGTCACCGGTGTCGACCGCTTCGACCCGGCCTTCTTCGGCATCTCCGTACGCGAGGCCGAGGAGATGGACGTACAGCAGAAGCTGCTGCTGGAACACGCCTGGACGGTGCGGGACGACAGCGGTCTCGCCGGCCGCCGTGACATCGGCGTCTTCGTCGGCGCCACCTACACCCATCACCGCGACGCGCAGGGGCTGGAGACCGTCGGACCGCACACCGCGCTCGGCTCCATGAACGCCGTATTGGCCAACCGGATCTCGTACGCACTGGACCTGACCGGCCCCTCGCAGACCGTCGACACCCTGTGCTCGTCGTCCCTCGTCGCCATCCAGCAGGCGGTCGCCGGGCTGCGCGCGGGCCACTGCGGCGCCGCGATCGTGGCGGCCTGCCAGGTCGGACTGACTCCGTGGTACTACCGCAGCCTGAGCCAGCTCGGCGCCCTGTCCGAGACCCGGCCGCGCCCCTTCGACGAGCGGGCCGACGGATTCCTCCCCGGCGAGGGCGCGCTGGCCGTGATGCTGAAGCCGCTCGCGGACGCCGAGCGGGACGGTGACCGGATCTGGGGCGTCATCCGCGGTACGGCCGTCAACCACGGTGGCCGCGGCAGCGCCCTGCCGGTGCCGCGCAGCGAGGCTCAGGCCGCGGTCGTCCGGGCGGCACTGGACGACGCCGGACTGGCCCCGGCGGACGTCTCCCTGATCGAGACGCACGGTACGGCGACCCGGCTCGGCGACCCGATCGAGATCGCCGCGCTGACCGAGGTGTTCGGAGGTGACCCCGACCGCGAAGAGCCGTGCCACATCGGCACCGTGAAGGGCAACATCGGGCACCTGGAGCCTGCGGCCGGACTCGCCGGCCTGCTGAAGGTCCTGCTGTGCCTGCGGCATCGGGAGATCCCGCCCGTCGCCGGCTTCGAGACCCCCAGCAGCCATCTGGACCTGTCCGCCGTCCCGTTCGTGATCCCCGTCGAGCCGCGGCCGTGGACCTCGGACGGGCCGCGCCGGGCGGGAGTCAGTTCCTTCGGCATGGGCGGGACCAACGCGCACATCGTCGTGGAGGAGTACGTCGGGGAGTTCCGGCACGAGGCGTCCGGCGAAGACACCCGTACGGCCGCCGCCGTACCGGAGGAGCACCTGCTGGTCCTGTCGGGGCACACCCCGGACGCCCTGGCCCGGCGCGTTGCGGACGTCCGGCCTCTGCTGCAGCAGGAGAACGCGGCAAGCCTGAGCGCGCTGTGCCTTTCCAGCGCGGTCGGACGCGACCACCAGGCGTACCGGGTCGCGGTCCTGGGAGCCACGGCCGACGAGCTGAGCGCCGGGCTGGCCGAGGCGCTGCGCCTGGCGGATCGGGCACCCGGCACCGTCGTACGTGGTGGAACGGTGCTGGAGAGCACGTCGACCGGGCTCAGCGTCCCGGCCTTCCGCTACGTCGGCGGTGGCACCGTCGACTGGGCCACGGTGTACCCGGGCCCGCCGGCGTACCGCCGCCCTGCCCTCCCGCCCTATCCGTTCGGCTCGCGGCCAGAGGTGGCCGTGACGCCCACGGGGGAGGCCACACCGGCACCATCGACCGCGCAGGCCGCTCAGGACACCACCGACGTCGTACGGCGACTCTCGCGCGCCCACCGGGTTCTGGGCGAGGAGACCGTGCCTGGAGCGGTGCCGGTGGCGCTCGGTCTGCTGACGAGCGGTGCCCTGCGGAAGATAACCTTCACCGGCCGGGGGACCGGAGACCATCCCTTCACGAGCGATCTGGACGACCCCGCCCGTACCGGGCCGGTCACCTTCCGGCACGCCGACCGGGTCGTCGCCCGGCTCACCACCGCCGAAGCCCCGGCCGGGCCGCCGCCTGCCGCCGCGGACCTCGACGGTCTGCGGGCCGTCCTCGACCGGACGCTGGAACCGGCAGGCCTCTACGCCTGGTTCGCGGCGAAGGGCATGGAACTCACCGCCCCGCTGCGGTCCATCGCCGAGGTGCACTACGGGCCCGGCCGGGTACTCGCGCGGATCGACGTCCCGGCCGACGGCAGCCCGCTGGAAGCGGAGGCGGTGGCACTCGACGCCGCCCTGCAGGCCATGGCCGTACTCACGCTGGCGGATCCCAGCGCCCCGTCGGCCACCTATCTGCCGGTCTCCATCGGCCGGGCGGTGCGCTGGGCGGACGCGGCGCAGGCGGCGTACGTTCTGCTCGACGGCGCCGAGCCCGACAGCGACGGCACGCGACGCGGCGACGCGACCCTGCTCGCCGCCGACGGCCGGGTGCTGGTCCGGCTCGACGACGTCGAGTACCGGACCGTGGCCGGGAACGGCGTATCCGCGCCCGCGCCCGCCCGCCGTGCGTCGCAGGCCGCGGCGGCGGAGGCCGCGATCGTCGCGGTGGTGCGGAACGTCCTCCACGACCCCGGTGTCACCGCGACCACCTCACTGTCCACCGTGGGTCTCGACTCCATGCTGGCGACCGCCGTCGCGGCAGACGTCGAGGCGGCGTACGGGGTGAAGCTGAGCCCGACGGACGTGCTGGAAGCCGCGGACTGCCGCACTCTCGCCGCGCATGTCGCCGAACTGGCGGGCGACGACGTGTTCGCCCCGCCCGCGGCCGACGAGGGACCCTCCGGCGAACCGGGCGCGAGCCATGGCGACAGGCCGACCGCTCCGGCCACGGTCCGCGATGCGACGACGGTCCGCGACAGGGACCCCGACGACACCGCGGCCGCCCAGGACATCGCCGTCATCGGTCTGGCCCTGGCGCTTCCCGGCGCCCCGGACCCGGAACGGCTCTGGTCACTGCTCGCCGACTCGGGCGAGGAGATCCGTCCGGCTCCCGCCCACCGCTGGGGCCGGTACGGCGACGGGAACGAGCCCGACGTCGGAGGATTCCTGGACAACGTGGAGGAGTTCGACGCCCGGTTCTTCGACTTCTTCCCCAAGCAGGCCGAGGTGCTCGACCCTCAGGCCCGCTGGCTGCTCCGTACGACCTGGGAGGCACTGGAGTCGGCCGGCCTCCCGCCGCGCCGACTTGCCTCCTCCACCGGCGTGTTCGTGGGCGCCAGCTACCAGCACTACAAGGACTACAACATCCCGCCGGAGCTGGACGCGCCCAGCGGCCTGGGCAATCACAACGCCTTCCTGGCCAACCGGGTGAGCTTCTTCCTGGATCTGCACGGTCCGAGCATGACGATCGACACGTTGTGTTCGTCGTCTCTGGTCGCCCTGCACACGGCGGTGCGCAGCATCCGCGAGGGCGAGTGCGAACAGGCCATCGTCGCCGGCGTCCGGGTCGCGCTGTCCCCGCTGCACTACGTCGCGATGAAGAACCTGCGTGCCCTGTCACCCTCGGGCGCATCCCGGCCGTTTGATGCGGGTGCGGATGGGTTTGTGCCGGGGGAGGGTGTGGTGACGGTGGTGGTGAAGCCGTTGGGTGCTGCTTTGCGTGATGGTGACCGGGTTCGGGGTGTGATCAGGGGGAGTGCGGTCAACCATGGTGGTCGTACGAGTGGGTTGACGGTGCCGAGTAGTGCGGCGCAGCAGGGGGTGATTGCTGCGGCGTTGGGTGATGCGGGGGTGTCGGTTGAGTCGATTGGGTTGGTGGAGGCTCATGGGACGGGGACGTCTTTGGGTGATCCGATTGAGGTTGAGGGTCTGACGCGGGCGTGGCGTGGGCTCACCGGCAGGTCGCAGTTTTGTGCGATTGGTTCGTTGAAGGGGAATGTCGGTCATTTGGAGCCGGCGGCGGGGTTGGCGGGGCTGGTGAAGGTCCTGTTGGCGTTGGAGCATGGGGTGGTTCCGCCGTCGTTGCATGTGGTGCGGCCGAATGATCACATTCGGTTTGAGGAGACGCCGTTCTATCTGGCGGATCGTGCGCAGGTGTGGGCGAGGGGTGTGGAGCCTCGGCGTGCTGCGGTGAGTGCGTTCGGCATGGGTGGGGTGAATGCTCATGTGATCGTGGAGGAACCGCCCGTACTGCCGGAGCGGGGGACGCCGGCGCAGGACTCGCACATGGTGCGGGTGAGTGCGGCGGACGAGACCGCACTGCGATCCCTCGCCGACGCTTACGCCGAGCGGTTCGAGGCAGCACGCGACGACTGGGAGACCGCCGACCTCTGCCACACCGCCAACACCGGCCGCTCCCCACTGGAGTTCCAGACCGCGGTGTACGGACGCACAGCCGCCGACCTCGCCGCCGAGCTCCGCTCCGTCGCCGCCGGCAGCGTTCCGGTGGCTCGCGTCGACATCGACCTGACCGCCGAAGAGGCGGCGAGCCGAACCGGGGCGATCGCGGCAGCGCCCCGGCCCGACGATGTCGTCAAGCTGGTCAGGGCGGGGTACGCGCACACGGACTGGGCCTCGCTCTCGGCCAAGGGCGCCCGCGTCACGGACCTCCCCACCTATCCGTTCGCGCGAGGGTCGTACTGGCACACCACCGACACCGCGGCCGTGCCGGCCCCGGCACCGGCGGGCGGTGAGGCGGTACGCACCGAGTGGCGCGCCCGGGAACTGGCGCCCGCGCCGGCGACGGGCTCGGCGACGGGCTCGGCCACGGTACGCCTGGTCGTCGCCGACCCCGAGATCGGGCGTGCGCTGACGACGGCCCTCCGGGACCGGAGCGTGACCGTCGTCGAGCCCGGCCGGCAGGCGGACACGACCATCGTGATCGACACCTTGAGCGGTCAGCAGAACCAGGGCGGCAGCGGGCCCCTCGACCTGAGCGGTTTCTGGGCCGAGTTGGGCAACCTGATGAAGACGCTGCCCGCGCACGGGAAGCTGCTCTGGGCCGGGTTCCACGGCGTGGCCGTGCACCCCGACGAGCGCGGCGGCCTGTCCCCCGAGCGGGCCGCCATGGCCATGGCCGTGCGGGCCGCCGGGGCCGAGAACCGCAAGCCCACCGCCGTCGTCCATCTGGACCCGGCCGACCCGGCCGAGGTGCAGGCCGTCCGCCTGGCGGCCGAGTACGCCGCCCTCAGCACCGGTCCGGAGGCCGGGGCAGACGCCGGCACGGTGGTCGCGGCCTACCGGCAAGGCGTCAGGTACACCCCGGAACCGGTGCCCGCGCCGGCCGGCCCGCCCTATGCCCTGCCGACCTCCGGGTACTACCTGGTCACCGGAGGACTGGGCGCCGTAGGACTGCGTCTGACCGAGCGGCTCATCGACCGGGGAGCCAAGCGCATCGGCATCATCGGCCGGTCGGTCGTCGATGCCGAGCACTCCCCGCCCCTGCGGGAGCTGGCGCGGCGTGCCGAGGTCGAGTACCTGCCCTGCGACGTCTCCGACCCGGCCGCGCTCGCCGCCATGGCCGGGCAGTTCGGCCGGCGCTGGGGCCGGCTGGTCGGCGTCGTGCACTCCTCCGGCGGGGTCAACCCGTTCGGGGCGATGCACCGCCGGACGTGGAGCGACGCCGACAAGGTGGTGGCCCCCAAGGTCCCCGGCTCGCTGCACGTCGTACGGCTGGCCAAGGAACAGGGCGCCGACTTCGCCGTCCTGGTGTCCTCGATCGCCGGCACACAGGCCCCGGCCGGCCGGGGCCTGGTCGACTACAGCCTCGCCAACGCCTACCAACTGGCCCTCGCCGAGCGGGAGAACGACTCCGTCACCACGGTCACCGCGCACGCCTGGCCCAACTGGACGGGCATCGGCATGAAGGCGGACGCGTCCTTCTCCGCCGCGCACTCGATCAGCGCCGAACAGGCACTGGACGCCTTCTTCGACCACCTGCGGTCGGGTGGCGCCGTGATCTTCCCGGGAAGCGCCCCCGCCACCACGGCGGACGCCACCGAGTCCGTCGAGTCCATGCCGACGGTGGTGCGGGCCGAGACCTCCGCACCCCCCGCACCGGCGCGCGGCGCGCAGGACGTCGCCGGGATGCGCGAACGCGTCCGGGACGCCTTCGTTCAGGTGCTCGGGGAGGACCCGGGAGACCGTCCGCTCCAGAGGCTGGGGCTGGACTCCCTGGTGATCGCCGAGCTGACCACGGCCCTTGAGCAGCGCAGCGGCCTGACCGTCGATCCGTCGCTGCTGATGCGGGCACGCACGGCCGACGAGATCGCGGCGGACCTCGCCGCCCATGAGGCACCCGCCGCCCACCGTCCGCCCACCCCCGACCACGAGGACGTGCCCACCTCCGCTCTGAGCGCCTTGCTGCGTCCGCTGCTCGGCCACGACGGACAGCGGGGACGGGAGCAGGCATGA